One Ignavibacterium album JCM 16511 genomic region harbors:
- a CDS encoding T9SS type A sorting domain-containing protein, with protein MKKVFIAFLVFLFVGTSYSQVSTLWEKSAAATTLPSWFSTSGNTERGLAYGLVGGNHRLYIASRNAGTFIYIYNALTGDSVGNLSTAGISGGTFTINDLGVSNDGLIFVCNLTTNASSSPFKVYKYTTEADSPVVAIQYTSTAAARLGDKITVTGSASDNSLTIWAASANTQELYKFTTTDNGNTFTATIIPLAGLTGTTFGSASVGPITENFYWNAGGFNPKKYNADGSVVGTIPGTVVATGSNAIRYMSTIIGDEYFATFAYGAGNENARIVKVPGGDPTLATLVGTTTSLGSNANSNGAGDVEVRKVSKYIYQVFVLSTNNGFGAYNVDLTPALSGDYYIGNPGTGPGGSNPNFATLGEAFDVIYDASITGDCNFYITSDINEPNTGGVGIGLAKDPGSFTLTFKPYTGIQPVITLNYPSDGNSGPSGAMIIGIPTRGNISWDSMKTTRNIVIDGSNTPGGTTRDLTIQTSLTAHRNSMPMVIVGDVANVVIKNTNIYYRPQTVSTAGNLFIGAVMVRSRNYLGQDWVPHDLTFENNHLSSNFDGVAQNAQGYGCYQSGTPLPLNYPYNIILKDNLIEGKRRGLALYRAGSHDIFNNEIKLNQSIAANTTNEALYAVDVDTGSVVNIYNNKISQISSITNLANNGNTAISIESFGTYNVYNNFIYGFDLTTTTPTAYLNGIKNSSANATLNCYYNSINMNDITASGTITYNGILISNGTNDLKNNIVYSAEGDFANYCIYRSGTNGTITSNYNNFYPVSSTNGNVGYWNNAATPTLVAWQTASGQDANSKSKQVFFVSATDLHLTGSSVGDLDLTGTPISGITTDIDGDTRHPSFPYMGADEGSVPLPVELVSFAANVVNGKVKLSWTTATEINNSGFEVERNSDGTFKSIGFVDGRGTTNERQSYSFIDENPGRGIIQYRLKQVDFNGTYSYSDVVEVDLSTPTSFDLAQNYPNPFNPTTTIRYSIANPVNVSLIIYNTLGEEVMTLVNNQFTEPGVYNVVFDASNLASGTYIYRLTVGDFVMTKKMVLTK; from the coding sequence TTTTCTTTTCGTAGGGACATCATATTCCCAGGTTTCAACTTTGTGGGAGAAATCCGCTGCTGCAACTACTCTACCAAGTTGGTTTTCAACCTCTGGTAATACAGAGAGAGGTTTAGCTTATGGTTTAGTCGGGGGGAATCACAGATTGTATATTGCAAGTAGAAACGCAGGTACATTTATTTACATTTATAATGCGTTAACCGGAGACTCCGTTGGTAATTTATCAACAGCAGGTATAAGTGGCGGAACTTTTACAATAAATGACCTTGGGGTATCTAATGACGGTTTAATATTCGTTTGTAATCTCACAACAAATGCTTCAAGCTCTCCTTTCAAAGTTTATAAATATACAACTGAAGCAGATTCCCCCGTCGTTGCAATTCAATATACCTCCACAGCTGCTGCACGGTTAGGAGATAAAATTACTGTAACTGGCTCAGCATCAGATAACTCTTTAACAATTTGGGCTGCGTCTGCAAATACACAAGAGCTCTATAAATTTACAACCACTGATAATGGCAATACTTTCACTGCTACCATTATCCCTTTAGCGGGGCTTACAGGAACCACTTTTGGTTCTGCTTCCGTTGGACCTATTACAGAAAATTTCTACTGGAATGCAGGGGGATTCAATCCTAAAAAATACAATGCTGATGGTTCAGTGGTTGGTACAATACCTGGGACTGTAGTAGCTACAGGTTCTAATGCAATAAGATATATGAGCACAATAATTGGGGATGAATATTTTGCAACTTTTGCTTATGGAGCCGGAAATGAAAATGCAAGAATTGTTAAAGTTCCGGGTGGTGATCCTACATTAGCTACATTAGTAGGAACTACAACTTCTCTAGGTTCTAATGCAAATTCAAACGGTGCCGGCGATGTGGAAGTAAGAAAAGTAAGCAAATATATCTATCAGGTTTTTGTGCTTAGCACAAATAATGGTTTTGGAGCATATAATGTTGATCTTACACCAGCATTAAGCGGCGATTATTATATCGGAAATCCCGGAACCGGACCAGGTGGCTCAAATCCTAACTTTGCTACTCTGGGAGAAGCTTTCGATGTAATTTATGATGCATCTATTACCGGAGATTGTAACTTTTATATTACAAGCGATATTAATGAACCAAACACAGGTGGAGTTGGAATCGGTTTAGCAAAAGATCCCGGTTCTTTTACTTTAACATTTAAACCTTATACGGGAATTCAACCTGTTATTACATTAAATTATCCTTCCGACGGAAATTCAGGTCCTTCTGGTGCAATGATAATCGGAATTCCTACAAGAGGAAATATTTCCTGGGATAGTATGAAGACCACAAGGAATATAGTTATTGATGGCTCCAATACTCCTGGAGGGACAACAAGAGATCTAACAATCCAAACATCCTTAACAGCTCATCGTAACAGTATGCCTATGGTAATCGTGGGAGATGTAGCAAATGTAGTAATAAAGAATACAAATATTTATTACAGACCACAAACAGTTAGCACAGCAGGCAATTTGTTTATCGGAGCTGTTATGGTGAGGTCGAGAAATTATTTGGGTCAGGATTGGGTACCTCACGATCTAACTTTTGAAAATAATCACTTAAGCAGCAATTTCGATGGAGTTGCTCAAAATGCTCAGGGTTATGGTTGCTATCAATCAGGTACTCCGCTGCCATTAAATTATCCATACAATATAATTCTTAAAGACAATTTAATAGAAGGAAAGAGAAGAGGCTTAGCTTTGTATCGGGCCGGAAGTCACGATATATTTAATAATGAAATTAAATTGAATCAAAGCATAGCGGCAAATACAACTAATGAAGCTCTCTATGCTGTAGATGTTGATACTGGTTCTGTTGTTAATATATATAATAATAAAATTTCGCAGATTTCCTCAATTACTAATCTTGCAAACAATGGTAATACTGCTATTAGCATAGAATCATTCGGAACCTACAATGTTTATAATAACTTTATCTACGGATTTGATCTAACGACTACTACTCCAACTGCTTATCTCAACGGTATAAAAAATTCATCAGCAAATGCTACTCTAAATTGCTACTATAATTCAATTAATATGAATGATATTACAGCTTCGGGAACAATTACATATAACGGAATACTCATTTCAAATGGAACTAATGATTTGAAAAACAATATCGTTTACTCTGCCGAAGGTGATTTTGCAAACTATTGCATCTACAGATCCGGCACAAATGGCACCATTACTTCAAATTATAACAATTTCTATCCTGTAAGTTCAACCAATGGAAATGTTGGATATTGGAATAATGCAGCCACTCCAACTTTAGTTGCCTGGCAAACCGCTTCGGGACAGGATGCAAATTCGAAATCCAAACAAGTATTCTTTGTATCGGCAACCGATTTACATCTTACAGGTTCTTCGGTTGGCGATCTTGATTTAACAGGAACGCCTATTTCCGGAATTACTACTGATATTGATGGTGATACAAGACATCCTTCATTCCCCTATATGGGAGCTGATGAAGGTTCGGTTCCGCTTCCTGTTGAATTAGTGTCATTTGCCGCTAATGTTGTAAACGGAAAAGTTAAATTATCGTGGACAACAGCAACTGAGATTAATAATAGTGGATTTGAAGTTGAAAGAAACTCGGATGGTACTTTCAAATCGATTGGTTTTGTTGATGGAAGAGGAACCACTAATGAAAGACAATCATACAGCTTTATCGATGAAAATCCTGGAAGAGGCATCATTCAATACAGACTAAAACAGGTTGATTTCAACGGAACATATTCATATTCAGATGTTGTTGAAGTTGATCTTTCGACTCCAACTAGTTTTGATCTTGCACAGAACTATCCGAATCCATTTAATCCAACAACAACAATCAGATATTCAATTGCTAATCCTGTAAATGTAAGCCTGATTATTTACAATACTCTTGGTGAAGAAGTTATGACACTTGTAAATAATCAGTTTACAGAGCCGGGCGTTTACAATGTTGTGTTTGATGCTTCAAATCTTGCTAGCGGAACTTATATTTACAGATTAACAGTAGGCGATTTTGTGATGACGAAGAAAATGGTATTGACCAAGTAA